Proteins from a genomic interval of Daphnia pulex isolate KAP4 chromosome 4, ASM2113471v1:
- the LOC124192886 gene encoding RNA pseudouridylate synthase domain-containing protein 2-like isoform X1, whose translation MQHPWLLPFLHPLTTAPPIQLTLPPPQHQPHHHPHHHPHQHHHHPHAHHIQQQPQQQPHPHAHHVHHHAAAHQLPSTSMGLTLQPMLTPSGALLLPALQQNAAAAVAAFAAAAHQLAAHQQGSAVAAYSAMAATNSPVLMAPFQPQRSRLKVSERENRPVEANGSAAAVAAMINAGVASEAKRKHHDDQIEPFKDVKRAKIETRALKAKRPGFTDERYSETEYFFENGLRKVYPYYFTFTTFTKGRWVGEKILDVFAREFRAHPVEEYERCIKSGSLTVNYEKVDIDYRLKHNDLLANIVHRHEVPVESKIIEIVYQDDDMIVIDKPCSVPVHPCGRYRHNTVAFILAKEHNLRNLRTIHRLDRLTSGLLMFGRNQEKARQMEVQIRTRLVSKEYVCRVGGEFPSGHIMCTEPIEVVSYKIGVCRVSPKGKDCQTEFERLSYNGKTSVVLCKPRTGRMHQIRVHLQYLGYPIANDPLYNHVVFGPEKGKDGNIGKTDEELIHDLISIHNAENWLGGEGDDFAPNFFSGVIPPEATGVATPSSSSGGMASGVSSRSQTPDAAASKEAPTAVVSLPEFKPNSADTEIEATQDQVSTETLTDPSPLATLSLSPSGAVLESECSVNEKPASPTDNVKSENDGVADDSAVKPEENTDHIDRNSPEAPNKTNDDSAVDSYNSDKVTFDEHCFECKTRFRDPKPKDLMMFLHAWRYKGPGWSYETQLPTWAQSDWQNDEY comes from the exons ATGCAGCATCCGTGGCTATTACCGTTTCTTCATCCGTTAACAACAGCGCCGCCCATCCAGCTAACTCTGCCACCACCGCAGCATCagcctcatcatcatcctcaCCACCATCCTCATCAACACCATCACCACCCTCATGCCCATcatatccagcagcagcctcaGCAGCAGCCTCATCCGCATGCCCACCATGTCCATCATCACGCTGCCGCCCATCAGCTGCCCTCGACGTCGATGGGACTGACCCTACAGCCAATGCTGACCCCATCGGGGGCTCTGCTCCTGCCGGCCCTGCAACAAAACGCGGCGGCCGCCGTGGCAGCTTTTGCCGCCGCCGCTCATCAACTGGCCGCACACCAACAAGGATCAGCCGTGGCCGCTTACAGCGCCATGGCCGCCACCAATTCGCCCGTTCTCATGGCCCCGTTTCAACCGCAACGTAGTCGTCTCAAG GTGTCCGAACGAGAGAATCGGCCCGTGGAGGCCAATGGCAGCGCTGCAGCAGTGGCCGCCATGATCAACGCGGGAGTCGCTTCAGAGGCCAAAAGGAAACATCACGATGATCAAATTGAGCCTTTTAAAGATGTTAAGCGA GCTAAAATTGAGACGCGGGCGTTGAAAGCCAAGCGCCCTGGATTTACCGACGAGCGCTACAGCGAGACCGaatacttttttgaaaatg gtCTCCGCAAAGTGTACCCGTACTACTTTACTTTCACGACGTTCACCAAAGGTCGCTGGGTTGGAGAAAAGATCCTTGACGTCTTTGCCAGAGAGTTCCGAGCCCATCCCGTCGAGGAATAC GAGCGGTGCATTAAATCCGGATCGCTGACCGTCAACTATGAGAAGGTGGATATCGACTACCGACTGAAGCACAACGACCTTTTGGCCAACATCGTGCACAG ACATGAGGTGCCGGTAGAGTCGAAGATCATCGAAATCGTCTATCAAGATGACGACATGATTGTGATAGACAAGCCATGTTCCGTACCG GTTCATCCGTGCGGACGCTACCGCCACAACACGGTGGCTTTCATCTTGGCCAAAGAGCACAACTTGCGCAACTTACGGACGATCCATCGACTGGATCGGCTCACGTCCGGTCTGTTAATGTTCGGCAGGAACCAGGAGAAAGCCCGACAGATGGAAGTGCAGATCCGCACGCGCCTCGTCTCCAAGGAGTACGTCTGCAGAGTCGGAGGCGAATTCCCGAG TGGACACATCATGTGCACGGAACCGATCGAAGTGGTCAGCTACAAAATCGGTGTTTGCCGGGTCTCCCCCAAAGGCAAGGACTGTCAAACGGAGTTCGAGCGCCTCTCGTACAATGGAAAGACCAGCGTCGTCCTTTGCAAGCCTCGCACCGGCCGGATGCACCAGATCAGAGTTCATCTGCAGTACCTCG GATATCCGATTGCCAACGACCCCTTGTATAATCACGTTGTTTTCGGTCCGGAGAAAGGCAAAGATGGCAACATTGGAAAGACGGACGAAGAATTGATCCATGACTTGATCTCGATCCACAACGCCGAAAACTGGCTGGGAGGCGAAGGTGATGACTTTGCCCCCAACTTTTTTAGTGGCGTCATACCACCGGAAGCGACAGGCGTAGCGACTCCGTCGAGCAGCTCTGGGGGAATGGCCAGTGGAGTCTCTAGCAGAAGCCAAACTCCTGATGCAGCCGCATCCAAAGAGGCGCCAACGGCAGTCGTATCGCTTCCGGAATTCAAACCCAACAGCGCCGACACGGAAATTGAGGCGACCCAGGATCAAGTCAGCACCGAGACGCTGACCGATCCGTCTCCCTTGGCTACATTATCCCTATCGCCCTCGGGAGCTGTGCTCGAGTCCGAGTGTTCCGTTAATGAGAAACCGGCCAGCCCAACGGACAACGTCAAAAGTGAGAATGACGGTGTCGCTGACGATAGCGCAGTTAAACCGGAAGAAAACACAGATCACATTGATCGCAATTCACCTGAGGCCcccaataaaacaaatgacg ATTCAGCCGTTGATAGCTACAATTCCGACAAAGTTACATTCGATGAGCATTGCTTCGAATGTAAGACGCGCTTCCGTGATCCCAAGCCTAAAGACTTGATGATGTTCCTTCACGCTTGGCGTTACAAG gGGCCTGGATGGTCGTACGAAACACAGTTACCCACCTGGGCGCAATCCGATTGGCAAAATGACGAATATTAG
- the LOC124192886 gene encoding RNA pseudouridylate synthase domain-containing protein 2-like isoform X2, with amino-acid sequence MQHPWLLPFLHPLTTAPPIQLTLPPPQHQPHHHPHHHPHQHHHHPHAHHIQQQPQQQPHPHAHHVHHHAAAHQLPSTSMGLTLQPMLTPSGALLLPALQQNAAAAVAAFAAAAHQLAAHQQGSAVAAYSAMAATNSPVLMAPFQPQRSRLKVSERENRPVEANGSAAAVAAMINAGVASEAKRKHHDDQIEPFKDVKRAKIETRALKAKRPGFTDERYSETEYFFENGLRKVYPYYFTFTTFTKGRWVGEKILDVFAREFRAHPVEEYERCIKSGSLTVNYEKVDIDYRLKHNDLLANIVHRHERPVIGDAVSIVHLDEDLVVVHKPPSVPVHPCGRYRHNTVAFILAKEHNLRNLRTIHRLDRLTSGLLMFGRNQEKARQMEVQIRTRLVSKEYVCRVGGEFPSGHIMCTEPIEVVSYKIGVCRVSPKGKDCQTEFERLSYNGKTSVVLCKPRTGRMHQIRVHLQYLGYPIANDPLYNHVVFGPEKGKDGNIGKTDEELIHDLISIHNAENWLGGEGDDFAPNFFSGVIPPEATGVATPSSSSGGMASGVSSRSQTPDAAASKEAPTAVVSLPEFKPNSADTEIEATQDQVSTETLTDPSPLATLSLSPSGAVLESECSVNEKPASPTDNVKSENDGVADDSAVKPEENTDHIDRNSPEAPNKTNDDSAVDSYNSDKVTFDEHCFECKTRFRDPKPKDLMMFLHAWRYKGPGWSYETQLPTWAQSDWQNDEY; translated from the exons ATGCAGCATCCGTGGCTATTACCGTTTCTTCATCCGTTAACAACAGCGCCGCCCATCCAGCTAACTCTGCCACCACCGCAGCATCagcctcatcatcatcctcaCCACCATCCTCATCAACACCATCACCACCCTCATGCCCATcatatccagcagcagcctcaGCAGCAGCCTCATCCGCATGCCCACCATGTCCATCATCACGCTGCCGCCCATCAGCTGCCCTCGACGTCGATGGGACTGACCCTACAGCCAATGCTGACCCCATCGGGGGCTCTGCTCCTGCCGGCCCTGCAACAAAACGCGGCGGCCGCCGTGGCAGCTTTTGCCGCCGCCGCTCATCAACTGGCCGCACACCAACAAGGATCAGCCGTGGCCGCTTACAGCGCCATGGCCGCCACCAATTCGCCCGTTCTCATGGCCCCGTTTCAACCGCAACGTAGTCGTCTCAAG GTGTCCGAACGAGAGAATCGGCCCGTGGAGGCCAATGGCAGCGCTGCAGCAGTGGCCGCCATGATCAACGCGGGAGTCGCTTCAGAGGCCAAAAGGAAACATCACGATGATCAAATTGAGCCTTTTAAAGATGTTAAGCGA GCTAAAATTGAGACGCGGGCGTTGAAAGCCAAGCGCCCTGGATTTACCGACGAGCGCTACAGCGAGACCGaatacttttttgaaaatg gtCTCCGCAAAGTGTACCCGTACTACTTTACTTTCACGACGTTCACCAAAGGTCGCTGGGTTGGAGAAAAGATCCTTGACGTCTTTGCCAGAGAGTTCCGAGCCCATCCCGTCGAGGAATAC GAGCGGTGCATTAAATCCGGATCGCTGACCGTCAACTATGAGAAGGTGGATATCGACTACCGACTGAAGCACAACGACCTTTTGGCCAACATCGTGCACAG ACACGAGAGGCCCGTGATTGGGGATGCAGTGAGCATCGTCCACCTCGACGAGGACTTGGTGGTTGTGCACAAGCCTCCCTCCGTCCCT GTTCATCCGTGCGGACGCTACCGCCACAACACGGTGGCTTTCATCTTGGCCAAAGAGCACAACTTGCGCAACTTACGGACGATCCATCGACTGGATCGGCTCACGTCCGGTCTGTTAATGTTCGGCAGGAACCAGGAGAAAGCCCGACAGATGGAAGTGCAGATCCGCACGCGCCTCGTCTCCAAGGAGTACGTCTGCAGAGTCGGAGGCGAATTCCCGAG TGGACACATCATGTGCACGGAACCGATCGAAGTGGTCAGCTACAAAATCGGTGTTTGCCGGGTCTCCCCCAAAGGCAAGGACTGTCAAACGGAGTTCGAGCGCCTCTCGTACAATGGAAAGACCAGCGTCGTCCTTTGCAAGCCTCGCACCGGCCGGATGCACCAGATCAGAGTTCATCTGCAGTACCTCG GATATCCGATTGCCAACGACCCCTTGTATAATCACGTTGTTTTCGGTCCGGAGAAAGGCAAAGATGGCAACATTGGAAAGACGGACGAAGAATTGATCCATGACTTGATCTCGATCCACAACGCCGAAAACTGGCTGGGAGGCGAAGGTGATGACTTTGCCCCCAACTTTTTTAGTGGCGTCATACCACCGGAAGCGACAGGCGTAGCGACTCCGTCGAGCAGCTCTGGGGGAATGGCCAGTGGAGTCTCTAGCAGAAGCCAAACTCCTGATGCAGCCGCATCCAAAGAGGCGCCAACGGCAGTCGTATCGCTTCCGGAATTCAAACCCAACAGCGCCGACACGGAAATTGAGGCGACCCAGGATCAAGTCAGCACCGAGACGCTGACCGATCCGTCTCCCTTGGCTACATTATCCCTATCGCCCTCGGGAGCTGTGCTCGAGTCCGAGTGTTCCGTTAATGAGAAACCGGCCAGCCCAACGGACAACGTCAAAAGTGAGAATGACGGTGTCGCTGACGATAGCGCAGTTAAACCGGAAGAAAACACAGATCACATTGATCGCAATTCACCTGAGGCCcccaataaaacaaatgacg ATTCAGCCGTTGATAGCTACAATTCCGACAAAGTTACATTCGATGAGCATTGCTTCGAATGTAAGACGCGCTTCCGTGATCCCAAGCCTAAAGACTTGATGATGTTCCTTCACGCTTGGCGTTACAAG gGGCCTGGATGGTCGTACGAAACACAGTTACCCACCTGGGCGCAATCCGATTGGCAAAATGACGAATATTAG
- the LOC124192886 gene encoding RNA pseudouridylate synthase domain-containing protein 2-like isoform X9, translated as MVVSILYNVIRSKSSVVRRLDASLGLYVKNLKGVKVLDVSERENRPVEANGSAAAVAAMINAGVASEAKRKHHDDQIEPFKDVKRAKIETRALKAKRPGFTDERYSETEYFFENGLRKVYPYYFTFTTFTKGRWVGEKILDVFAREFRAHPVEEYERCIKSGSLTVNYEKVDIDYRLKHNDLLANIVHRHERPVIGDAVSIVHLDEDLVVVHKPPSVPVHPCGRYRHNTVAFILAKEHNLRNLRTIHRLDRLTSGLLMFGRNQEKARQMEVQIRTRLVSKEYVCRVGGEFPSGHIMCTEPIEVVSYKIGVCRVSPKGKDCQTEFERLSYNGKTSVVLCKPRTGRMHQIRVHLQYLGYPIANDPLYNHVVFGPEKGKDGNIGKTDEELIHDLISIHNAENWLGGEGDDFAPNFFSGVIPPEATGVATPSSSSGGMASGVSSRSQTPDAAASKEAPTAVVSLPEFKPNSADTEIEATQDQVSTETLTDPSPLATLSLSPSGAVLESECSVNEKPASPTDNVKSENDGVADDSAVKPEENTDHIDRNSPEAPNKTNDDSAVDSYNSDKVTFDEHCFECKTRFRDPKPKDLMMFLHAWRYKGPGWSYETQLPTWAQSDWQNDEY; from the exons GTGTCCGAACGAGAGAATCGGCCCGTGGAGGCCAATGGCAGCGCTGCAGCAGTGGCCGCCATGATCAACGCGGGAGTCGCTTCAGAGGCCAAAAGGAAACATCACGATGATCAAATTGAGCCTTTTAAAGATGTTAAGCGA GCTAAAATTGAGACGCGGGCGTTGAAAGCCAAGCGCCCTGGATTTACCGACGAGCGCTACAGCGAGACCGaatacttttttgaaaatg gtCTCCGCAAAGTGTACCCGTACTACTTTACTTTCACGACGTTCACCAAAGGTCGCTGGGTTGGAGAAAAGATCCTTGACGTCTTTGCCAGAGAGTTCCGAGCCCATCCCGTCGAGGAATAC GAGCGGTGCATTAAATCCGGATCGCTGACCGTCAACTATGAGAAGGTGGATATCGACTACCGACTGAAGCACAACGACCTTTTGGCCAACATCGTGCACAG ACACGAGAGGCCCGTGATTGGGGATGCAGTGAGCATCGTCCACCTCGACGAGGACTTGGTGGTTGTGCACAAGCCTCCCTCCGTCCCT GTTCATCCGTGCGGACGCTACCGCCACAACACGGTGGCTTTCATCTTGGCCAAAGAGCACAACTTGCGCAACTTACGGACGATCCATCGACTGGATCGGCTCACGTCCGGTCTGTTAATGTTCGGCAGGAACCAGGAGAAAGCCCGACAGATGGAAGTGCAGATCCGCACGCGCCTCGTCTCCAAGGAGTACGTCTGCAGAGTCGGAGGCGAATTCCCGAG TGGACACATCATGTGCACGGAACCGATCGAAGTGGTCAGCTACAAAATCGGTGTTTGCCGGGTCTCCCCCAAAGGCAAGGACTGTCAAACGGAGTTCGAGCGCCTCTCGTACAATGGAAAGACCAGCGTCGTCCTTTGCAAGCCTCGCACCGGCCGGATGCACCAGATCAGAGTTCATCTGCAGTACCTCG GATATCCGATTGCCAACGACCCCTTGTATAATCACGTTGTTTTCGGTCCGGAGAAAGGCAAAGATGGCAACATTGGAAAGACGGACGAAGAATTGATCCATGACTTGATCTCGATCCACAACGCCGAAAACTGGCTGGGAGGCGAAGGTGATGACTTTGCCCCCAACTTTTTTAGTGGCGTCATACCACCGGAAGCGACAGGCGTAGCGACTCCGTCGAGCAGCTCTGGGGGAATGGCCAGTGGAGTCTCTAGCAGAAGCCAAACTCCTGATGCAGCCGCATCCAAAGAGGCGCCAACGGCAGTCGTATCGCTTCCGGAATTCAAACCCAACAGCGCCGACACGGAAATTGAGGCGACCCAGGATCAAGTCAGCACCGAGACGCTGACCGATCCGTCTCCCTTGGCTACATTATCCCTATCGCCCTCGGGAGCTGTGCTCGAGTCCGAGTGTTCCGTTAATGAGAAACCGGCCAGCCCAACGGACAACGTCAAAAGTGAGAATGACGGTGTCGCTGACGATAGCGCAGTTAAACCGGAAGAAAACACAGATCACATTGATCGCAATTCACCTGAGGCCcccaataaaacaaatgacg ATTCAGCCGTTGATAGCTACAATTCCGACAAAGTTACATTCGATGAGCATTGCTTCGAATGTAAGACGCGCTTCCGTGATCCCAAGCCTAAAGACTTGATGATGTTCCTTCACGCTTGGCGTTACAAG gGGCCTGGATGGTCGTACGAAACACAGTTACCCACCTGGGCGCAATCCGATTGGCAAAATGACGAATATTAG
- the LOC124192886 gene encoding RNA pseudouridylate synthase domain-containing protein 2-like isoform X8, whose protein sequence is MVVSILYNVIRSKSSVVRRLDASLGLYVKNLKGVKVLDVSERENRPVEANGSAAAVAAMINAGVASEAKRKHHDDQIEPFKDVKRAKIETRALKAKRPGFTDERYSETEYFFENGLRKVYPYYFTFTTFTKGRWVGEKILDVFAREFRAHPVEEYERCIKSGSLTVNYEKVDIDYRLKHNDLLANIVHRHEVPVESKIIEIVYQDDDMIVIDKPCSVPVHPCGRYRHNTVAFILAKEHNLRNLRTIHRLDRLTSGLLMFGRNQEKARQMEVQIRTRLVSKEYVCRVGGEFPSGHIMCTEPIEVVSYKIGVCRVSPKGKDCQTEFERLSYNGKTSVVLCKPRTGRMHQIRVHLQYLGYPIANDPLYNHVVFGPEKGKDGNIGKTDEELIHDLISIHNAENWLGGEGDDFAPNFFSGVIPPEATGVATPSSSSGGMASGVSSRSQTPDAAASKEAPTAVVSLPEFKPNSADTEIEATQDQVSTETLTDPSPLATLSLSPSGAVLESECSVNEKPASPTDNVKSENDGVADDSAVKPEENTDHIDRNSPEAPNKTNDDSAVDSYNSDKVTFDEHCFECKTRFRDPKPKDLMMFLHAWRYKGPGWSYETQLPTWAQSDWQNDEY, encoded by the exons GTGTCCGAACGAGAGAATCGGCCCGTGGAGGCCAATGGCAGCGCTGCAGCAGTGGCCGCCATGATCAACGCGGGAGTCGCTTCAGAGGCCAAAAGGAAACATCACGATGATCAAATTGAGCCTTTTAAAGATGTTAAGCGA GCTAAAATTGAGACGCGGGCGTTGAAAGCCAAGCGCCCTGGATTTACCGACGAGCGCTACAGCGAGACCGaatacttttttgaaaatg gtCTCCGCAAAGTGTACCCGTACTACTTTACTTTCACGACGTTCACCAAAGGTCGCTGGGTTGGAGAAAAGATCCTTGACGTCTTTGCCAGAGAGTTCCGAGCCCATCCCGTCGAGGAATAC GAGCGGTGCATTAAATCCGGATCGCTGACCGTCAACTATGAGAAGGTGGATATCGACTACCGACTGAAGCACAACGACCTTTTGGCCAACATCGTGCACAG ACATGAGGTGCCGGTAGAGTCGAAGATCATCGAAATCGTCTATCAAGATGACGACATGATTGTGATAGACAAGCCATGTTCCGTACCG GTTCATCCGTGCGGACGCTACCGCCACAACACGGTGGCTTTCATCTTGGCCAAAGAGCACAACTTGCGCAACTTACGGACGATCCATCGACTGGATCGGCTCACGTCCGGTCTGTTAATGTTCGGCAGGAACCAGGAGAAAGCCCGACAGATGGAAGTGCAGATCCGCACGCGCCTCGTCTCCAAGGAGTACGTCTGCAGAGTCGGAGGCGAATTCCCGAG TGGACACATCATGTGCACGGAACCGATCGAAGTGGTCAGCTACAAAATCGGTGTTTGCCGGGTCTCCCCCAAAGGCAAGGACTGTCAAACGGAGTTCGAGCGCCTCTCGTACAATGGAAAGACCAGCGTCGTCCTTTGCAAGCCTCGCACCGGCCGGATGCACCAGATCAGAGTTCATCTGCAGTACCTCG GATATCCGATTGCCAACGACCCCTTGTATAATCACGTTGTTTTCGGTCCGGAGAAAGGCAAAGATGGCAACATTGGAAAGACGGACGAAGAATTGATCCATGACTTGATCTCGATCCACAACGCCGAAAACTGGCTGGGAGGCGAAGGTGATGACTTTGCCCCCAACTTTTTTAGTGGCGTCATACCACCGGAAGCGACAGGCGTAGCGACTCCGTCGAGCAGCTCTGGGGGAATGGCCAGTGGAGTCTCTAGCAGAAGCCAAACTCCTGATGCAGCCGCATCCAAAGAGGCGCCAACGGCAGTCGTATCGCTTCCGGAATTCAAACCCAACAGCGCCGACACGGAAATTGAGGCGACCCAGGATCAAGTCAGCACCGAGACGCTGACCGATCCGTCTCCCTTGGCTACATTATCCCTATCGCCCTCGGGAGCTGTGCTCGAGTCCGAGTGTTCCGTTAATGAGAAACCGGCCAGCCCAACGGACAACGTCAAAAGTGAGAATGACGGTGTCGCTGACGATAGCGCAGTTAAACCGGAAGAAAACACAGATCACATTGATCGCAATTCACCTGAGGCCcccaataaaacaaatgacg ATTCAGCCGTTGATAGCTACAATTCCGACAAAGTTACATTCGATGAGCATTGCTTCGAATGTAAGACGCGCTTCCGTGATCCCAAGCCTAAAGACTTGATGATGTTCCTTCACGCTTGGCGTTACAAG gGGCCTGGATGGTCGTACGAAACACAGTTACCCACCTGGGCGCAATCCGATTGGCAAAATGACGAATATTAG